The following proteins are encoded in a genomic region of Flammeovirga pectinis:
- a CDS encoding LysM peptidoglycan-binding domain-containing protein — translation MKKTYTIGVLLGLGSILSSFTHNTENDIIATPLAINKTLSPSQSDNPYPIVTNVHTKTVNGEEITLVDANNIPAFIAGANQNLLLVATSLDIDVKKIYKYNDMDAYDDLQEGHVYYLKAKKGKATTAMHTVIEEKNLWEVSQKYGIKLTKLAKKNRMAKDDPLARGRVLFLQKTRPKSVPPTVVDVPPAEDVEVITPEVTAVVTTTAAVVVAAADSTSLSLDPNSKTHTVQDGESLFTISRMYNVNMLDIKEWNQIGDDLSLEEGQILIVGTEKSSEAKIEETAAATTVVAAQQTEAVKEDSFAIMPQGEYTNRGPQTNNTAETFTVGAITVGAAAAIAEEETIEEAPAAPTTYVVQNGDSYYGIARKFSVSPQSLQAWNDNTELHPGESIRVSTPIKNAGVMTVAGANGIDAKGEFSGEIKTHTVESGETVEKIAQKYGIPSSDIYGFNAARLKGEQPKRGMLLQIPIRSANATPEVVATTNYDQPAVQQAVNDPYNQVASEKPVSTTTVAVVAATVSEDVIEQPKEEVIIESTTTHTVVKGETLFAVSRKTGVYHKDLIKWNNLPSNGAINVGQVLQLTPSDNISEVQDDNVATASVAATTTTSQNNASVAEYHVVEKGDTLYSVSRKYGTSVSDIKNFNDMSANEIKIGQRLRVK, via the coding sequence ATGAAAAAAACATATACAATAGGAGTTTTATTGGGCTTAGGTTCAATTCTATCTTCATTTACTCATAACACTGAAAACGATATTATTGCAACACCTCTTGCAATTAATAAAACATTAAGCCCATCACAAAGTGATAACCCTTATCCTATCGTAACAAATGTTCATACGAAAACTGTTAACGGAGAAGAAATAACTTTAGTTGATGCTAATAATATACCTGCATTTATTGCTGGTGCTAATCAAAATTTACTTTTGGTTGCAACATCTTTAGACATTGATGTCAAAAAAATATATAAATATAATGATATGGATGCGTATGATGACTTACAAGAAGGTCATGTATACTATCTAAAAGCGAAAAAAGGCAAAGCTACAACTGCAATGCATACCGTAATTGAAGAGAAAAACCTATGGGAAGTTTCTCAGAAATATGGTATTAAATTGACAAAATTAGCAAAGAAAAACAGAATGGCTAAAGATGATCCTTTGGCTAGAGGTCGTGTTTTATTTTTACAAAAAACTCGTCCAAAATCTGTACCGCCTACAGTTGTTGATGTACCACCTGCTGAAGATGTAGAAGTAATTACTCCAGAAGTAACAGCTGTAGTAACCACTACTGCTGCCGTAGTTGTTGCAGCAGCAGATTCAACTTCACTTTCTTTAGATCCTAATTCTAAAACACATACTGTTCAAGATGGAGAAAGTTTATTTACAATATCAAGAATGTATAATGTAAATATGCTTGACATAAAAGAATGGAATCAAATTGGTGATGACTTATCACTAGAAGAAGGACAAATTCTAATTGTTGGTACTGAAAAATCTTCTGAAGCTAAAATCGAAGAAACTGCAGCTGCAACCACTGTTGTTGCAGCTCAACAAACGGAAGCAGTTAAAGAAGATAGTTTTGCAATAATGCCTCAAGGTGAATATACTAATAGAGGCCCACAAACAAATAATACTGCAGAAACATTTACTGTTGGTGCTATTACAGTTGGTGCAGCCGCTGCGATAGCAGAAGAAGAAACTATTGAAGAAGCTCCAGCCGCTCCTACAACTTATGTTGTTCAAAATGGAGACTCATATTATGGTATTGCTCGTAAGTTTTCTGTTTCCCCTCAAAGTTTACAGGCATGGAACGACAATACTGAATTACACCCAGGTGAATCTATAAGAGTTAGTACCCCTATTAAAAATGCAGGTGTTATGACAGTTGCAGGAGCTAATGGTATTGATGCTAAAGGTGAATTCTCAGGAGAAATTAAAACACATACTGTAGAAAGTGGTGAAACTGTAGAGAAAATTGCACAAAAATACGGAATACCATCTTCAGATATATATGGATTTAATGCAGCAAGATTAAAAGGTGAACAACCTAAAAGAGGTATGTTACTCCAAATACCTATTAGATCTGCTAATGCTACTCCAGAAGTAGTTGCTACTACTAATTACGATCAACCTGCTGTTCAACAAGCAGTAAATGATCCATACAATCAAGTAGCATCAGAAAAGCCTGTTTCTACTACAACAGTAGCCGTAGTTGCTGCTACTGTATCTGAGGACGTTATTGAACAACCAAAAGAAGAAGTTATCATTGAAAGCACAACTACTCACACAGTTGTAAAGGGAGAAACTTTATTTGCGGTATCAAGAAAAACAGGTGTTTATCATAAAGATTTAATTAAATGGAATAACCTTCCTTCTAATGGAGCAATAAACGTTGGGCAAGTATTGCAACTTACACCTTCTGATAATATTAGTGAAGTACAAGATGATAATGTAGCTACTGCCTCAGTTGCTGCAACAACTACTACTTCACAAAATAATGCCTCAGTTGCTGAATATCATGTTGTAGAAAAAGGAGATACACTTTACTCTGTGTCTCGTAAATATGGAACTAGCGTTTCTGATATAAAGAATTTTAATGATATGTCTGCTAATGAGATTAAAATTGGTCAACGCCTAAGAGTCAAATAA
- a CDS encoding DegT/DnrJ/EryC1/StrS family aminotransferase: MPGTEYFGEEEKKEVNDVLESGMLFRYNHDNQRNGHWKAREFEQLFEEYTGAKHAHAVSSGSAAVACMMAAAGIGYKDEVICTPFTFIAPIEAVLFAGGIPVFAEVDETLNLSAASIEAAITPNTKAVLLIHMCGAAADLDGIKAVCKKHNIKLLEDAGQALGTFYKGKHVGLHGEAGAVSFDFFKITTAGEGGVCFTNDTEKYEIMGQFSDHGHSHIGDNRGMESHPIMGFNYRLGELNAAVAVAQMRKLEMIRENNIKNKTILKERLRKEVPFITFRCLPDEEGDSATFLNFFMETPELAQAAANQCAKDGVGVAYWYTNMYHFINQWDHLKALKSPYKLAIHDYENRQDYNALELPKSQNIIGRLLSVGIRATWTEAEVNKLADDIIASLHAVVAVN, translated from the coding sequence ATGCCAGGAACGGAATATTTTGGTGAAGAAGAAAAAAAAGAAGTAAATGACGTATTAGAGTCAGGAATGCTTTTTAGATATAACCATGATAACCAACGTAACGGACATTGGAAAGCAAGAGAATTTGAACAACTTTTTGAAGAGTACACAGGAGCTAAACATGCTCATGCTGTATCAAGTGGTTCTGCTGCTGTTGCTTGTATGATGGCTGCTGCTGGTATTGGATATAAAGATGAGGTAATTTGTACTCCTTTTACATTCATTGCTCCTATTGAAGCAGTTTTATTTGCAGGTGGCATTCCTGTATTTGCTGAAGTAGACGAAACTTTAAATTTAAGTGCAGCATCTATTGAAGCTGCAATTACTCCAAATACAAAAGCAGTTCTTTTAATACATATGTGTGGTGCTGCTGCAGACCTTGATGGTATTAAAGCAGTTTGCAAAAAACATAATATTAAACTTTTAGAAGATGCCGGACAAGCTTTAGGTACATTCTACAAAGGAAAACATGTTGGTTTACATGGTGAAGCTGGTGCTGTTTCTTTTGATTTTTTCAAAATTACAACAGCTGGTGAAGGTGGTGTTTGTTTTACAAATGACACTGAAAAATATGAAATTATGGGTCAATTCTCTGACCATGGTCACTCACACATAGGTGATAACAGAGGAATGGAATCGCATCCAATCATGGGTTTTAATTATAGATTAGGCGAATTGAATGCTGCAGTTGCAGTTGCTCAAATGCGTAAGCTAGAAATGATCCGTGAGAATAATATAAAAAATAAAACAATCTTAAAAGAACGCTTAAGAAAAGAAGTTCCTTTTATTACTTTCCGTTGTCTTCCAGACGAAGAAGGTGATTCTGCTACTTTCTTAAACTTCTTTATGGAAACTCCTGAGTTAGCACAAGCTGCTGCTAATCAGTGTGCAAAAGATGGTGTTGGTGTTGCTTATTGGTACACAAACATGTATCATTTCATTAATCAGTGGGATCATTTAAAGGCGTTAAAATCTCCTTATAAATTAGCAATCCATGATTATGAAAACCGTCAAGATTACAATGCTTTAGAGTTACCTAAATCACAAAATATCATTGGTAGATTATTATCTGTTGGTATTCGTGCTACTTGGACAGAGGCAGAAGTAAATAAACTTGCTGATGATATCATCGCTTCTCTTCATGCTGTAGTTGCAGTAAACTAA
- a CDS encoding iron-containing alcohol dehydrogenase family protein — MHKNFKNIDKIVYGKGSFNQIDEILAPKRTENDGFMVFIVDKYFEGKELANRIPAKVEDMVFFEDIDQYEPTTDQVDNLRDQILADKGIPAGIIGIGGGSIMDIAKALSLMVTNEGSSQLYQGLNLVKKAGIYHMGVPTVAGTGAECSMTAVLTGPVKKLGLKCDWTVFNQAVLDPELLSTVERDQWFYTGMDCYIHCIEAESGLYFNAYSKAYGDQALSLCREIYLGEEAGQTLENDEKLMIASLFGGLSLTYSEVGACHALSYGLSKILGYRHGYANCVAFNHLKEFYGDAVDEFKSMVEKHNVTLPQGISKEWSEETIDQMAEVAYNLPHMWNHAIGLDWKEKWTKEDIKELYRRL; from the coding sequence ATGCATAAGAATTTTAAAAATATAGATAAAATCGTTTACGGTAAAGGTTCATTTAATCAAATAGATGAAATCTTAGCTCCAAAACGTACTGAAAATGATGGCTTCATGGTATTTATCGTTGATAAATACTTTGAAGGCAAGGAATTAGCAAATCGTATTCCTGCAAAAGTAGAAGATATGGTTTTCTTTGAAGATATTGATCAATATGAGCCAACTACAGATCAGGTAGATAACTTAAGAGATCAAATTCTTGCAGACAAAGGTATTCCTGCTGGTATTATTGGTATTGGCGGTGGTTCTATTATGGATATTGCAAAAGCTTTATCTTTAATGGTAACAAACGAAGGCTCATCTCAGTTATACCAAGGTCTTAATTTAGTTAAGAAAGCGGGTATTTACCATATGGGTGTACCTACAGTTGCAGGTACTGGAGCAGAATGTTCTATGACTGCTGTATTAACAGGTCCAGTTAAAAAACTTGGTTTAAAATGTGATTGGACTGTTTTCAATCAAGCTGTTTTAGATCCTGAATTATTAAGTACTGTAGAAAGAGACCAATGGTTCTATACAGGAATGGATTGCTATATCCACTGTATTGAAGCTGAAAGTGGTTTATATTTCAACGCTTATTCTAAAGCATACGGCGATCAAGCTTTATCATTATGTAGAGAAATTTACCTAGGTGAAGAAGCTGGTCAAACTTTAGAGAACGATGAGAAACTAATGATTGCCTCTTTATTTGGAGGTCTTAGTTTAACATACTCAGAAGTTGGTGCTTGTCATGCTTTATCTTATGGCTTATCTAAAATATTAGGATATAGACATGGATATGCTAACTGTGTTGCATTTAACCACTTAAAAGAATTCTATGGTGATGCTGTAGATGAATTTAAGTCGATGGTTGAAAAACATAATGTTACACTTCCACAAGGTATTTCTAAAGAGTGGTCTGAAGAAACAATTGATCAAATGGCTGAAGTTGCTTACAACTTACCACACATGTGGAATCATGCTATTGGACTTGATTGGAAAGAAAAATGGACTAAAGAAGATATCAAAGAGTTATATAGAAGGTTATAA
- a CDS encoding sensor histidine kinase — MKINYLELTKEEIISELEDTKQRELLWKQRFESSISNTSVSKGDFIKNFLNDTTLGYWEWDFESNKEFLSDRYIDMFGYNRNNFPSIQEAWQDMVHDEDIPEMMKALEEHIASHGEKIFHNIARWKNKNNQIVWVYCRGQVAEWQESGEPKKLIGYHIDITSQKEVTNLKNTKVQLEQKNKELHRINEELNRFVYSASHDLKSPISSAMSLIDLYNNSEDKNNVDEYITLVSKCLSTLDHFAEKIVDTLKMQNVALNTTCININDMMQEIVNDLSFLPNAQKVKVQWTSDDFEWKTDDYRLRLIISNLVSNGIKYCNLFEDKSYVRLKFSSENKVGNVIIEDNGKGITSENQKSIYNMFFRADNSENGTGLGLYIVKETLDKLNGQINLKSIYGKGSKFDIHVPLF, encoded by the coding sequence ATGAAAATTAACTATTTAGAATTAACAAAAGAAGAAATCATTAGCGAGCTAGAAGATACGAAACAGAGAGAATTACTTTGGAAACAAAGGTTTGAATCTTCAATTAGTAATACTTCTGTTTCGAAAGGTGACTTTATCAAAAACTTCCTTAATGACACTACTTTAGGTTATTGGGAATGGGATTTTGAGTCTAATAAGGAGTTTCTTAGTGACCGTTACATTGATATGTTTGGGTACAATAGAAACAATTTCCCTTCCATTCAAGAAGCATGGCAAGATATGGTTCATGATGAGGACATTCCTGAAATGATGAAAGCATTAGAAGAACATATTGCATCTCATGGAGAGAAAATATTTCATAATATTGCTCGTTGGAAAAACAAAAATAACCAGATAGTTTGGGTATACTGTCGCGGACAGGTGGCTGAATGGCAAGAAAGTGGAGAACCAAAAAAACTAATTGGGTACCACATTGACATAACATCTCAAAAAGAGGTCACAAATTTAAAAAACACAAAAGTTCAATTAGAGCAAAAGAATAAAGAACTTCATAGAATAAATGAAGAACTCAATCGATTTGTTTATAGTGCCTCTCATGATCTAAAGTCTCCTATATCATCGGCAATGTCACTAATTGACTTATATAATAATTCAGAAGATAAAAATAATGTTGATGAATATATCACTTTAGTTTCGAAGTGCCTTTCTACATTAGATCATTTTGCAGAAAAAATAGTAGACACATTAAAAATGCAAAATGTAGCTTTAAATACTACTTGTATTAATATTAATGATATGATGCAAGAAATTGTCAATGATTTATCATTCCTACCAAATGCTCAGAAAGTAAAAGTACAATGGACAAGCGATGATTTTGAATGGAAAACAGATGATTACAGATTAAGGTTAATCATATCTAATCTCGTTTCTAATGGAATTAAATATTGTAACCTTTTTGAAGACAAGTCTTATGTAAGGCTTAAGTTTTCATCAGAAAATAAAGTTGGCAATGTTATTATTGAAGATAATGGTAAAGGAATTACTTCCGAAAATCAAAAATCTATTTATAATATGTTCTTTAGAGCTGACAATAGTGAGAATGGAACAGGTTTAGGTCTTTATATTGTTAAGGAAACTCTTGATAAACTCAATGGACAGATCAACCTTAAATCAATTTATGGTAAAGGATCTAAATTTGACATCCACGTACCTCTATTCTAA
- a CDS encoding DUF3667 domain-containing protein, which yields MSKEDNCTNCRNKLKPEDQFCSQCGQSRIDYFTGFKTILKDTLDEVFGIDSKFKHTILPFLTKPQFLTEEFLKGKRQFYVHPIRLYLFCSIVFIFIFNNIIIDKHTIKLDLDKIFSSQENTQSNLNDLNTEDTDSFNLHFSDTNEEDSINTKHLLKVIDFIKTSNDFSDKTIKDSLDVKEWYQVKLIRQSHYFYSEKGVTFFEAVLENIPIAIMLLVPLFALYLKLLYVRKKQNFYIQHLIFSMHLHAFSLVFFSFFLIFAKIDFTSTDLFLLPIILYWLVISGLMFKKFYDQNWFKTITKICIAYSIHIFMIFWVVLLELFISLLIF from the coding sequence ATGAGTAAAGAAGATAACTGCACAAATTGTAGAAATAAATTAAAACCCGAAGACCAATTTTGTTCTCAATGTGGACAAAGTAGAATTGATTATTTTACTGGCTTTAAAACAATTTTAAAAGACACTTTAGATGAAGTATTTGGTATAGATTCAAAATTCAAACATACAATCTTACCTTTTCTCACAAAACCTCAATTTTTAACAGAAGAATTTCTAAAAGGGAAAAGACAATTTTATGTCCATCCAATTAGGTTATATCTTTTCTGTAGTATTGTTTTTATTTTTATTTTCAATAATATAATTATTGACAAGCATACTATAAAACTTGATCTTGATAAAATATTTTCTAGTCAAGAAAATACTCAATCAAATCTTAATGATTTAAATACAGAAGATACAGATAGTTTTAACCTTCACTTCTCCGATACAAATGAAGAGGATTCTATAAACACAAAACACCTTCTTAAGGTAATTGATTTTATAAAAACATCTAATGATTTTTCTGATAAAACTATTAAAGATTCATTAGATGTTAAGGAGTGGTATCAGGTGAAATTAATAAGACAATCACATTATTTTTATTCAGAAAAAGGGGTCACATTTTTTGAAGCTGTATTAGAGAATATTCCTATTGCCATCATGCTTCTAGTCCCTTTATTTGCACTATACCTTAAGTTATTGTACGTTAGAAAAAAACAAAACTTCTACATTCAGCATCTAATTTTCTCAATGCACTTACATGCATTTTCATTAGTTTTTTTCAGCTTTTTCTTAATTTTCGCTAAAATTGACTTTACTTCTACTGACCTATTTTTACTACCAATTATTTTATATTGGCTAGTTATCTCTGGGTTAATGTTTAAAAAGTTTTATGATCAGAATTGGTTTAAAACAATAACAAAAATCTGTATTGCGTACAGTATCCATATATTCATGATATTTTGGGTTGTTCTTTTAGAACTCTTTATTAGCCTACTAATATTTTGA
- a CDS encoding glutamate synthase subunit beta has product MYEFTKIERISPTLRPADERVGNFDEISEVYSTSETASQASRCVQCGNPYCSSVGCPLSNYIPQWLRFIAEKDLKQAFEISNESSPFPEILGRICPQDRLCEGACTLNDGNEEETIGAITIGSIEVAISEKGFKKGFKPEFADEMTGKTVAIVGSGPAGLSAATFLLRAGVKPVVYDKADKAGGLLTYGIPGFKLEKAAVERRVQILLDAGMELKLGVDIGTDVTLAELQKEHDAVFLGLGAMAGRALDDEAYNSDNIYMAVPFLTNIQKKIEIQQFDKKYDVEGKRVVVIGGGDTAMDCVRTSIREKAAKVTCLYRRDEENMPGSRKEVRAAKDEGVEFKFLKSPKNFVADEKGNVYGAKFVDMKLSEPDASGRQAVSEIEGSEAIVEADVIILALGFNNEKLNWITKSGVETNQWGAIKTNAKGETSLKNVFAGGDSVRGADLVVTAALDGREAAMSILESIFENEPASV; this is encoded by the coding sequence ATGTACGAATTCACTAAAATAGAGCGCATCTCTCCAACACTTCGTCCAGCTGACGAAAGAGTAGGAAACTTTGATGAAATCAGTGAAGTTTATTCAACTTCAGAAACAGCATCACAAGCAAGTAGATGTGTGCAATGTGGTAACCCATATTGTTCATCAGTTGGGTGTCCTCTAAGTAATTATATTCCTCAATGGCTTCGTTTTATCGCTGAAAAAGATTTAAAACAAGCTTTTGAAATTTCAAATGAAAGCTCACCTTTCCCAGAAATCTTAGGTCGTATCTGTCCACAAGATCGTTTGTGTGAAGGTGCTTGTACTTTAAATGATGGTAATGAAGAAGAAACAATTGGAGCAATTACAATTGGTTCTATCGAAGTTGCTATTTCAGAGAAAGGTTTCAAGAAAGGTTTCAAACCAGAATTTGCTGATGAAATGACAGGTAAAACTGTTGCTATCGTTGGTTCTGGACCTGCAGGTTTATCTGCTGCAACTTTCTTATTGAGAGCGGGTGTTAAACCTGTTGTTTATGATAAGGCTGATAAAGCTGGAGGGTTACTTACATACGGTATCCCTGGCTTTAAATTAGAAAAAGCAGCAGTGGAAAGAAGAGTGCAAATTCTTCTTGATGCTGGTATGGAATTAAAATTAGGTGTTGATATCGGAACTGATGTAACATTAGCTGAATTACAAAAAGAGCATGATGCTGTATTCCTTGGTTTAGGAGCAATGGCAGGTCGTGCTTTAGATGATGAAGCATATAATTCTGATAATATCTATATGGCTGTTCCGTTCTTAACGAACATCCAAAAGAAAATCGAAATACAACAATTCGATAAAAAATACGATGTTGAAGGAAAGCGTGTTGTAGTTATTGGTGGTGGTGATACTGCTATGGACTGTGTACGTACTTCAATTCGTGAGAAAGCTGCAAAGGTAACTTGTTTATACCGTCGTGATGAGGAAAACATGCCTGGTAGCCGTAAAGAGGTAAGAGCGGCAAAAGATGAAGGTGTAGAGTTTAAATTCTTGAAATCACCTAAGAACTTTGTTGCCGATGAAAAAGGTAATGTTTACGGAGCAAAATTCGTAGATATGAAATTATCTGAGCCTGATGCATCTGGAAGACAAGCAGTAAGTGAAATTGAAGGATCTGAAGCAATTGTTGAAGCAGATGTAATCATTTTAGCACTTGGATTCAATAACGAGAAGTTAAATTGGATCACTAAATCAGGTGTGGAAACAAACCAATGGGGTGCAATTAAAACTAATGCTAAAGGAGAAACATCACTTAAGAATGTTTTTGCTGGAGGTGATAGTGTAAGAGGTGCTGATTTGGTTGTTACTGCAGCCTTAGATGGTAGAGAAGCTGCCATGTCAATATTAGAATCGATTTTCGAGAATGAGCCTGCTTCTGTGTAA